A stretch of DNA from Actinomycetes bacterium:
TCGCCGAGGTCGAAGAACGAGAACTGGCCGGCCGCCTCGGCCCGCTTGCGGCTCAGGACCTGGTCGACGTGGTCCTCGTACTGCTCGATCAGGGCCCTGCGGGGGTGGCCGAGCGAGTCGAACGCGCCCGCCTTGATCAGCGACTCGACCACCCGCTTGTTCAGCACGCCGGCGTCGACCTTGTCGCAGAAGTCGAAGAAGTCGGTGAAGCTGCCCTTGTCGTGCCTGGCGGCGATGATTGCCTGCACGACCTGCTCGCCGACGTTGCGGACGGCCGACAGGCCGTACCGGATCGCCCGGCCCCGCCCGCCCGCTGCGGCGGGCGAGCTCTCGGCCGGGGCGCCCGGGCCGGGTGCCGCCCCGGCCCCGGCCGGGGTGAAGTCGGAGTCGGAGTCGTTGACGTCGGGCGGCAGTACGGTGATGCCCATGCGGCGGCAGGAGCCGAGGTACTTGGGGCGCGCGTCCTTGTCGTCCTTGACGCTGGTGAGCAGCGCCGCCATGTACTCGACGGGATGGTGCGCCTTGAGGTAGGCGGTCTGCCAGGCGACCAGGCCGTAGCCGGCCGCATGGGCCCGGTTGAACGAGTAGCCGGCGAACGGCTGGATGAGCCGCCAGAGCGTCCTGGCCTGCTCAGCGGTGAGGCCCTTGTCCTGGCAGCCGGCCAGGAAGCGGGGCTCCTCCTTGCGCATGAGGGCCTCGATCTTCTTGCCGATCGCCTTGCGGACGATGTCGGCCTCGCCGGCCGAGTAGCCGGCCACCCTCTGCAGCAGCGTGATGATCTGCTCCTGGTAGACCATGACGCCGTAGGTGTCGGCGGTGATCTCCTCGAGCAGCGGGTGCAGGTAGGTGACCTTGCTGGGGTCGTGCTTGCCCGCGATGTAGGTGGGGATCTGCTCCATCGGCCCCGGCCGGTACAGGGCGATCAGGGCGACGATGTCCTCGAAGCGGTCCGGGCGGAGCTGGCGGAGCAGGCGGCGCATGCCTTCCGACTCCATCTGGAACACCCCGTCGGAGTCCCCGGCCTGCAGCATCTGGAAGGTGGCCTGGTCGTCCTGGGGGAGGGTGCCGAGGTCGAGCTCGGCCCCGGCCGCCCGCAGGTGCTTCAGGGTGTCGTCGAGCACGGTGAGGTTGCGCAGGCCCAGGAAGTCCATCTTCAGCAGCCCGAGCTTGGCGACCCCGTTCATCTCGTACTGGGTGATGATCGCCCCGTCGGCCTCGCGCTTCATGACCGGCGCGGCCTCGATCAGGGGGACGCGGGAGATCACCACCGCGGCGGCGTGCACGCCCCACTGCCGGCGCAGCCCCTCCAGGCCCTCGGCGGTGTCGAGCACCTTGCGTGCGTCGGGGTCGTTGTCCCTGGCCGCCCGCAGGTCGCCCGAGAGCTTGTACGCCTCGGCGAGCGGGAACTCCTTGCCCAGGACCGGCGGGGGCATCATCTTGGCCAGGTCGTCGCCCAGCTTGTACGGGTACCCGAGCACCCGGGCCGAGTCGCGGATGGCCTGCTTGGCCTTGATGGTGGAGAAGGTGACGATCTGGGCGACGTGGTCCTCGCCGTACTTCTCGGTCGCGTAGCGGATCATGTCGCCGCGCCGGCGCTCGTCGAAGTCCATGTCGATGTCGGGCATCTCGCGGCGCTCGGGGTTCAGGAAGCGCTCGAACATCAGCCCGTAGGCGATCGGGTCGAGCTCGGTGATGCGCAGGCAGTACGACACGCAGGAGCCGGCCGCGCTGCCCCGTCCGGGCCCGACCCGGATGCCGTGCTCGCGGGCGTGGCGGCACAGGTCGGCCACGATCAGGAAGTAGCCGGCGAAGCCGAGGTGGTTGATGACCGACAGCTCGTAGTCGAGCCGCTCCTGCGCGGCCCTGGGCAGCGGGTCGCCGTAGCGCCCGGCCGCCCCCCGCATGGTCTCCTCGCGCAGCCATGACTCGAGGGTGTGGCCCTCGGGCACGTCGAACTCGGGCAGGTGGTTGCCGCCGAAGCTCAGCTCGACGTCGCAGCGCTCGGCCACCGCCAGCGTGTTGTCGCATGCGTCCGGAACCTCACCGAACAGGGCGCGCATCTCGGCCGGGGACTTGAGGTAGAACTCCTCGGCGTCGAACTTGAACCGCTTGGGGTCGGCCAGCACGGCGCCGGTCTGGATGCAGAGCAGCACCTCGTGGGGGACGGCGTCGGCCTTGCGGGTGTAGTGCAGGTCGTTGGTGGCGAGCAGCGGGATGCCGAGGTCGCGGGCGCAGGCGACCAGCTCCAGGTTGACCCGCTTGTCCTCGGGCAGGCCGTGGTCCATCAGCTCGACGAAGTAGTTGTCGGGCCCGAACAGGTCACGGAACTCGGCGAGCACCGCCTTCGCGCCGGCCTGGTCGCCCTTGAGCAGGCGCTGGCAGGCCTCGCCGCCGAGGCAGCCGGAGGTGGCGATGACGCCCTCGTGGTGGCGGGCGAGCAGCTCGCGGTCCATGCGCGGCTTGTAGAAGAAGCCCTCGATGGAGGCATGGGAGACCAGCCGCAGCAGGTTGTGGTAGCCGGTCTGGTTCTCGGCCAGCAGGGTGAGGTGCGTGTAGGGCTCGGCTGAGTCGCGCCGCTGCTTCTCGAACCGGGAGCCGGGGGCCAGGTAGGCCTCGGCGCCCAGGATGGGCTTGACGCCGTGCTTCTTGCCGGCCTGGTAGAAGTCGACCGCGCCGAACAGGAAGCCGTGGTCGGTCATTGCCAGCGCCGGCATGCCCATGCGGGCCGCCTCGACGAACAGGTCGTCGACCCGGGCGGCCCCGTCCAGCATCGAGTACTCGGTGTGGACGTGGAGGTGGGCGAAGCTGTCCGGCACCGGTCTCACTCCCCCACCAGCTCGTGACTCGATCGCTGCGACGCCCGTGCACAGGGTTCTCCACAAGCCTAGCCGAGGCTGTGGACAAAATTACACGGCTGTAACTTTGGGGGAGCCTACACCCTGGCGCGGGGGGTGGCAACGGTCCCGCGAGGGCTGAAACGCTTGCGCCACAAGGGTTTCAGCGGGAAGCGCCTGGTCAGCCATTCTGGTCAGCCAATGAGGAATCCGGAGGCCTTCAGCCCTCCTGGCGGAGCCGGTCGAGGACGGCCCCGAGCTCGGCGGGGAGGGGGTCGGTGACCGTCACCTCCTGGCCGGTGGCCGGGTGCCGGAACGCCAGCCGCCAGGCGTGCAGGAACGGGCGGCCGAGGCCGAGCCTGGCCGCCAGCGCCGGGTCGGCGCCGTAGGTGCGGTCGCCGGCGACAGGGTGGCGCAGGTGGGCCAGGTGGACCCGGATCTGGTGGGTGCGGCCGGTCTCGAGCCGGGCCTCGACCAGGTCGGCGGCCCGCAGCCGCTCCTCGACCTGCCAGTGGGTGACCGCCCGCCGGCCCGAGGCCACCACCGCCATGCGCTTGCGGTCGCGCGGGTGGCGGCCGACCGGCGCGTCCACGGTCCCGCTGCCAGCGGCCAGGTGGCCCTGGACCAGCGCCAGGTAGCCCCGCTCGACCCGGTGGGCGGCGAGCTCGCGGGCGAGCGCGAGGTGGGTCGCGTCGTCCTTGGCCACCACGAGCAGCCCGGAGGTGTCCTTGTCGAGGCGGTGGACGATCCCCGGCCGGTCGCTCCCGCCCGCCGCCGACAGGCCGGTGCCGGCCACCTCGCCCGAAGCGCGCGAGGCCGAATCGCCTGAAGCGCGCGAGGCCACCTCCCCTGCAGCCGGGGGGGCCACCTCCCCCGAAGCTAATGGGGCTGCCTCGCCCGAAGCCGGTGCGGCCCGGCCGAGCAGGGCGTTGACCAGGGTCCCGGCGGGGTGCCCGGGGGCGGGGTGGACGACCAGCCCGGCCGGCTTGGCCACCACCAGCAGGTGATCGTCCTCCCAGCGGACCGCGAGCGGCACGGCCTCGCCGGCCGGCGGGCCGGCCTCGGGCTCGGGCGGCGGGTCCCAGGCCAGAACCTCCCCGCCGTGGAGCCGGTGCGACTTGGGGCGGGGCCGGCCGTCGACCAGGACCCGGCCGTCGGCCGCCCAGCGGGCGGCGGCAGCGCGCGACACACCCGCGAGCTCGGCCACCACCTCGTCCAGCCGCCGCCCCGCGCTCCCGGAGGGCACCGGCCAGGTGCGGGCGGGGCTCACGCCCGGGGGGTGGAGCGCGGGCCGGTGCCGGTACCGACGTCGCTGGCGTCGGAGGCGGGGGGGCCCCGGTCGCCGCCCTCCTGGCCGGCCGGCTCGGCGCGGCCGAGCAGGAACGCGAGCAGCAGCCCGCCGATCACGATGCAGGAGTCGGCCACGTTGAACACCGGCCACGGCCCAACCTTGACGAAGTCGACCACCTCACCCCGCAGGGGGACGTCGCCGCGGAACAGGCGGTCGAGCAAGTTGCCGATGGCGCCGCCGAGCAGCAGCCCGAGCGCGAGCAGCACCGGCCGGCCCCTGGCCCGGCGCGCGCTCCACATGATCGCGACCGTGACCACCGCCGCCATCACCGCGAAGAAGTACGGGGCGCCGGTGAACAGCGAGAAGGCGCCCCCGGAGTTGGTGGTGTAGCGCAGGTCGACGAAGCTGCCGACCAGCCGGAGCGGCGGCCGGCCGGCCAGGGTGCGCACGACCACGAGCTTGGTGAGCTGGTCGACCGCCACGATCAGCGCGGCGGTGCCGTAGACGAGGGCGAGCCGCCCGGCGGTCCCCCTCATCACCGCAGCCGCACCTGGCGCCGCGCGTCGGCCAGGCAGAGGGTGGCGTACGGGAGCGCGTCCAGGCGGTCGGGCTCGATGGGGTCGCCGCACGTCTCGCAGCGGCCGAAGGTCCCGCGGTCGATCTGGGCGAGGGCGTGCCGGATCTTCTCGATCAGGTCCCTGGCGTTGTTGGACAGCGACAGGTCGCGCTCCCGCTCGAAGGTGTAGGAGCCGGCGTCGGAGAACTCCTCGTCGAAGCCGACCTCACCCGACCCCTCGGGGGTGTTGGCGTTGGCCGCCTGCTCGAGCTCCTCGGCCTGGACGGTCAGCTCGTCGAGCTCGGCCTGCAGCCGCTCGCGGTAGCGCCCCAAGGCGTCCTCGGCCAGGGTGGTCCCGGGCTCGGGACCACCCTGGGCCGGGCTGGAGGCAGCCCTGGGCTGCTTGTTGCGTGCCATGGCGGCTCCTCCCGTTCCCCGGCCGGCGTCGGCCAGGGCCCGGCCGGGCCGCCGGCCGGCGTGGGCCGGCCGCGACCTCGACCCGGGTCGAGCCGGCCTGGTCGTGACAGCGCATTGTACCGGCGGCTCGCCCACGGGAGGGGAGGTCGCCCGGGGATCCGGCGGTCCCGCCGGCCACCGACGATGCCCGGCGCCTCCCGGTCGAGATCGTGACCGGCGCGGCCTCGCCACCGGCGGCGTGGGCAACCCGGTTGCCCGCGACGGTACACTTGGGCGTACAGGCGACGACGGGAACGAGTAGCGGGCGGCACGGCCGCCAGCGAGCCGGGGACGGTGGAAGCCCGGTGGCACGGCACCCGCGAAGATCCTCCCCGAGCCGCTGCCCGAACAGCCCCGGTCGAGCGACCGGGCCGCCAAGTAGACGCAGCCGGGCCCGCCCGTGACAGCGGGAGGCCATCCTCCGGGGTGGACCGTGAGGGGCCGGCGTGGTCCCGCGTCCCCGGGCGCGGGGACAGGCCGGCAAGAGGGGTGGTACCGCGGGGCCGCACGGCCTCGTCCCTTCGCGAGACACCGGCGACGTGACCGCGGAGGAGACCAACGATGGGGCAGTTCCCCGAAGTCGACCCCCAGCTCGACCTGCCCGCCCTGGACCAGCGGGTGCTCGCCCTGTGGCGCGAGCGCAAGGTCTTCGAGCGCTCCCTGGACCAGCGGGTGGGCGCCGAGCCGTTCGTCTTCTACGAGGGCCCGCCGACCGCCAACGGCCGGCCTGGCGTGCACCACGTGGAGGCCCGGGTCTTCAAGGACCTGTTCCCGAGGTTCAAGACGATGCGCGGCTACCGGGTCGACCGCAAGGGCGGCTGGGACTGCCACGGGCTGCCGGTCGAGCTGGAGGTGGAGAAGGAGCTCGGCCTCACCCACAAGCGGGACATCGAGGCGTACGGCATCGAGGCGTTCAACGCCCGCTGCCGGGAATCGGTCGAGCGCTACGTCGACGTGTTCGAGGACCTGACCGAGCGGATCGGCTTCTGGATCGACACCGGCCAGGCCTACCGCACGATGGACTCGTCCTACGTCCAGTCGGTGTGGTGGGCGCTGGCCGAGCTGTACCGCCGGGACCTCCTGTTCGAAGACTACAAGGTCCTCCCCTACTGCCCGCGATGCGGCACCGGCCTGTCCGACGCCGAACTCGGGCTGGACGCCTACCGGGAGGTCGACGACCCCTCGGTGTACGTGCTGCTGCCGGTGACCTCCGGGCGGCTGGCCGAGGAGCGGGCCGCGCTGCTGGTGTGGACGACCACGCCGTGGACGCTGGTGTCGAACGCGGGCGTGGCAGCCGGCCCGGGGATCGACTACGTCCTGGTCGAGGCGGCCGGGCCGGGCGGCGGCACCTACCGCATGGTGCTCGCCGAGGCCCGGGTGGCCGAGGTGGTCGGCGAGGGCGCCCGGCCCCGCGTGCTGCGCCGGGTGCCTGTCGAGGAGCTGGTCGGCACCACCTACCAGCGGCCGTTCGAGCTGGTCGAGGTGGCCCCCGAGGAGGCCGAGCGCGCCTGGCGGGTGGTCACGGCCGACTACGTCACCACCACCGAGGGGACCGGGCTGGTCCACACCGCTCCCGCCTACGGGCCCGAGGACCTGGAGGTGGGCCGGCGCGAGGGGCTGCCGGTGCTGCACCCGGTCGACCGGGAGGGCCGCTTCGCCGAAGGCACCGGCGACCTCTCGGGACTGCACGTGAAGGCGGCCGACCCGGTGATCATCGAGCGGCTCTGGGCGGACGCGGTGCTGTGGCGGGAGGAGACCTACCGCCACGACTACCCGCACTGCTGGCGCTGCAAGACGCCGCTGCTGTACTACGCGCTCACCTCCTGGTACGCGCGGACCACGGCGGTGGCCGACCGCATGCTGGCCGAGAACGCGCAGGTGGGCTGGCGGCCGGAGCACATCCGTGACGGCCGCTTCGGCGACTGGCTGGCCAACAACGTGGACTGGGCCCTGTCGCGGGCGCGCTACTGGGGCACGCCGCTGCCGCTCTGGCGCTGCGGCGATGGCCACGTCACCGCGGTCGAGAGCCTGGCCGACCTGTCAGCCAGGGCGGGCCGGGACCTGTCCGGGCTCGACCCGCACCGGCCATACGTCGACGAGGTGGCGTTCGCCTGCCCGGTGTGCGGCCTCGAGGCGCGCCGCGCGCCCGACGTGATCGACGCCTGGTTCGACTCCGGCTCCATGCCCTTCGCCCAGTGGGGCCACCCGCACACGGGCAGCAGGGAGCTGGAGCGGGCCTTCCCGGCCGACTTCATCTCCGAGGCGATCGACCAGACCCGCGGCTGGTTCTACTCGCTGCTGGCCGTGAGCACGCTGCTGTTCGACCGGTCGCCCTACCGCAACGTGGTCTGCCTGGGGCACATCGTGGACCGGGACGGGCGCAAGATGTCCAAGAGCCTCGGCAACGTGCTCGACCCGTTCGACCTGCTCGACCGTTACGGGGCGGACCCGCTGCGCTGGTTCATGCTGGCCACGGGCTCGCCGTGGGTGTCGCGTCGCCTGTCGCCCGAGGCGCTCGGGGAGGTCACCCGGTCGTTCTTCCTCACCCTGTGGAACACTTATGCCTTCTTCACCCTCTACGCCCGGCTGGAAGGGTTCGACCCGAAAGCGCCAGAGCAGGGCGAGGCGGGCCTGCTCGACCGCTGGGCGCTGGCCAGGCTGCGCGAGACCGTGGCCGGGGTCACCGCCGACCTGGACGCCTACGACGCCACCGCGGCCGCGCGCCGGCTG
This window harbors:
- a CDS encoding RluA family pseudouridine synthase; translation: MSPARTWPVPSGSAGRRLDEVVAELAGVSRAAAARWAADGRVLVDGRPRPKSHRLHGGEVLAWDPPPEPEAGPPAGEAVPLAVRWEDDHLLVVAKPAGLVVHPAPGHPAGTLVNALLGRAAPASGEAAPLASGEVAPPAAGEVASRASGDSASRASGEVAGTGLSAAGGSDRPGIVHRLDKDTSGLLVVAKDDATHLALARELAAHRVERGYLALVQGHLAAGSGTVDAPVGRHPRDRKRMAVVASGRRAVTHWQVEERLRAADLVEARLETGRTHQIRVHLAHLRHPVAGDRTYGADPALAARLGLGRPFLHAWRLAFRHPATGQEVTVTDPLPAELGAVLDRLRQEG
- the ileS gene encoding isoleucine--tRNA ligase; amino-acid sequence: MGQFPEVDPQLDLPALDQRVLALWRERKVFERSLDQRVGAEPFVFYEGPPTANGRPGVHHVEARVFKDLFPRFKTMRGYRVDRKGGWDCHGLPVELEVEKELGLTHKRDIEAYGIEAFNARCRESVERYVDVFEDLTERIGFWIDTGQAYRTMDSSYVQSVWWALAELYRRDLLFEDYKVLPYCPRCGTGLSDAELGLDAYREVDDPSVYVLLPVTSGRLAEERAALLVWTTTPWTLVSNAGVAAGPGIDYVLVEAAGPGGGTYRMVLAEARVAEVVGEGARPRVLRRVPVEELVGTTYQRPFELVEVAPEEAERAWRVVTADYVTTTEGTGLVHTAPAYGPEDLEVGRREGLPVLHPVDREGRFAEGTGDLSGLHVKAADPVIIERLWADAVLWREETYRHDYPHCWRCKTPLLYYALTSWYARTTAVADRMLAENAQVGWRPEHIRDGRFGDWLANNVDWALSRARYWGTPLPLWRCGDGHVTAVESLADLSARAGRDLSGLDPHRPYVDEVAFACPVCGLEARRAPDVIDAWFDSGSMPFAQWGHPHTGSRELERAFPADFISEAIDQTRGWFYSLLAVSTLLFDRSPYRNVVCLGHIVDRDGRKMSKSLGNVLDPFDLLDRYGADPLRWFMLATGSPWVSRRLSPEALGEVTRSFFLTLWNTYAFFTLYARLEGFDPKAPEQGEAGLLDRWALARLRETVAGVTADLDAYDATAAARRLSALVDDLSNWYVRLSRRRFWRAAGAGADAAAAFRTLWTCLRTTALLLAPYAPFVAEELWQGLVVAVDPDAGDSVHLESWPADRPAEGDAELLAAMAEARRLVGLGRQARAEARVKVRQPLARALVSVDLALRPAVEPLLDLVATELNVKRVEFAEASRTSTSGASGGGASRASGGGASRASGGGASGGAAGLVAYRLTPNFRALGPRFGKQAQAVAAAVRAADAGALALELLAGESVEVDLPGAGPVRLGPEEVGVTEEPVVGWRVVRDGAASVALDLDVSPELRREGLARDVVRAVQDLRKSSRLAVDDRIDLAVKAEGEVARALEDHQEYVLGETLAASLYRTPQGDGYDARVELDGQPVRIWLRPRPRA
- the lspA gene encoding signal peptidase II, yielding MRGTAGRLALVYGTAALIVAVDQLTKLVVVRTLAGRPPLRLVGSFVDLRYTTNSGGAFSLFTGAPYFFAVMAAVVTVAIMWSARRARGRPVLLALGLLLGGAIGNLLDRLFRGDVPLRGEVVDFVKVGPWPVFNVADSCIVIGGLLLAFLLGRAEPAGQEGGDRGPPASDASDVGTGTGPRSTPRA
- the dnaE gene encoding DNA polymerase III subunit alpha, with the translated sequence MPDSFAHLHVHTEYSMLDGAARVDDLFVEAARMGMPALAMTDHGFLFGAVDFYQAGKKHGVKPILGAEAYLAPGSRFEKQRRDSAEPYTHLTLLAENQTGYHNLLRLVSHASIEGFFYKPRMDRELLARHHEGVIATSGCLGGEACQRLLKGDQAGAKAVLAEFRDLFGPDNYFVELMDHGLPEDKRVNLELVACARDLGIPLLATNDLHYTRKADAVPHEVLLCIQTGAVLADPKRFKFDAEEFYLKSPAEMRALFGEVPDACDNTLAVAERCDVELSFGGNHLPEFDVPEGHTLESWLREETMRGAAGRYGDPLPRAAQERLDYELSVINHLGFAGYFLIVADLCRHAREHGIRVGPGRGSAAGSCVSYCLRITELDPIAYGLMFERFLNPERREMPDIDMDFDERRRGDMIRYATEKYGEDHVAQIVTFSTIKAKQAIRDSARVLGYPYKLGDDLAKMMPPPVLGKEFPLAEAYKLSGDLRAARDNDPDARKVLDTAEGLEGLRRQWGVHAAAVVISRVPLIEAAPVMKREADGAIITQYEMNGVAKLGLLKMDFLGLRNLTVLDDTLKHLRAAGAELDLGTLPQDDQATFQMLQAGDSDGVFQMESEGMRRLLRQLRPDRFEDIVALIALYRPGPMEQIPTYIAGKHDPSKVTYLHPLLEEITADTYGVMVYQEQIITLLQRVAGYSAGEADIVRKAIGKKIEALMRKEEPRFLAGCQDKGLTAEQARTLWRLIQPFAGYSFNRAHAAGYGLVAWQTAYLKAHHPVEYMAALLTSVKDDKDARPKYLGSCRRMGITVLPPDVNDSDSDFTPAGAGAAPGPGAPAESSPAAAGGRGRAIRYGLSAVRNVGEQVVQAIIAARHDKGSFTDFFDFCDKVDAGVLNKRVVESLIKAGAFDSLGHPRRALIEQYEDHVDQVLSRKRAEAAGQFSFFDLGETDVPVPRPTLGQDDWDKAQRLAFEKEMLGQYVSDHPLLGLERVLAAAADTSLAVLAERADGAMVTVAGILAKLTKKFTKRGETYVVADLEDLDGTAECIFFPQTYQQHQGLLAQDAVVVVKARVDARDETPKLIAVEVKPPNLSEPGTEPVVLNLEARACDDSTVNRLKRILGSHRGKAPVHLQIRGARSTMIVRLGDQFRVDPRNGLYAEIKAELGPDALLA
- a CDS encoding TraR/DksA family transcriptional regulator, which codes for MARNKQPRAASSPAQGGPEPGTTLAEDALGRYRERLQAELDELTVQAEELEQAANANTPEGSGEVGFDEEFSDAGSYTFERERDLSLSNNARDLIEKIRHALAQIDRGTFGRCETCGDPIEPDRLDALPYATLCLADARRQVRLR